A section of the Agrococcus sp. SGAir0287 genome encodes:
- a CDS encoding TfoX/Sxy family protein, whose protein sequence is MAVDPSLVERIRPLLAEHEPVDERRMFGGLAFLVHGHMAVCVSGQGGLMVRVRDDERDALLALDGAGEMVMSGRPSRTWLRVQGPVLDDDAVLAEWVERGLEVIDDLPPKA, encoded by the coding sequence ATGGCCGTCGACCCGTCGCTCGTCGAGCGCATCCGCCCGCTCCTCGCCGAGCACGAGCCGGTCGACGAACGGCGCATGTTCGGCGGCCTCGCCTTCCTGGTGCACGGGCACATGGCCGTGTGCGTGAGCGGCCAGGGCGGCCTCATGGTCCGGGTGCGCGACGACGAGCGGGATGCGTTGCTCGCGCTCGACGGCGCGGGCGAGATGGTGATGAGCGGTCGCCCGTCGAGGACGTGGCTGCGCGTGCAGGGTCCCGTGCTCGACGACGACGCCGTGCTCGCCGAGTGGGTCGAGCGCGGCCTCGAGGTGATCGACGACCTGCCGCCGAAGGCCTGA
- a CDS encoding NAD(P)-dependent alcohol dehydrogenase, with the protein MRALRFTDWKTKPTLQDVDRPTPGPGEVLLKVAGAGACHSDVAAYAEFEAATAPKGMAPPFTLGHETSGWVEELGEGVTGIEPGEAFLVYGPIGCGRCVPCSQGQDTYCERVAEMPYLATGLGRDGGMAEYVTVPARNLVPLGDADPVAAAPLADAALTPYHAITLAQPVLARGGSTALVIGLGGLGQIAVQILTALTGATVYVTDRKQDAVDRAVARGAVAIDASGDQAEQLREATGGKGVDAVFDLVGATPTIQLGQAVLARGGRLSVVGIAGGEVSWSFFTNPYEAVITNTYWGSIADLHEVVAMYRRGQIVPDVERFSLEDAPEAYRRLEEGTLDARAVIVPHAG; encoded by the coding sequence GTGCGCGCGCTGCGATTCACCGACTGGAAGACGAAGCCCACCCTGCAGGACGTGGACCGGCCGACGCCGGGCCCCGGCGAGGTCCTGCTGAAGGTCGCGGGTGCGGGCGCGTGCCACTCCGACGTCGCCGCCTATGCCGAGTTCGAGGCCGCGACGGCGCCGAAGGGCATGGCGCCGCCGTTCACGCTCGGCCACGAGACCTCCGGATGGGTGGAGGAGCTCGGCGAGGGCGTGACGGGCATCGAGCCCGGCGAGGCGTTCCTCGTCTACGGCCCCATCGGGTGCGGCCGCTGCGTGCCGTGCTCGCAGGGTCAGGACACGTACTGCGAGCGCGTCGCCGAGATGCCCTACCTCGCGACGGGTCTCGGCCGCGACGGCGGCATGGCCGAGTACGTGACCGTGCCCGCCCGCAACCTCGTGCCGCTGGGCGACGCCGATCCCGTGGCTGCGGCGCCGCTCGCCGACGCCGCGCTCACGCCCTACCACGCGATCACGCTGGCGCAGCCGGTGCTCGCGAGGGGCGGCTCGACGGCACTCGTCATCGGCCTCGGCGGCCTCGGCCAGATCGCCGTGCAGATCCTCACGGCGCTCACGGGCGCCACGGTCTACGTCACCGACCGCAAGCAGGACGCCGTCGACCGCGCCGTCGCCCGCGGCGCGGTCGCGATCGACGCATCCGGCGACCAGGCCGAGCAGCTGCGCGAGGCGACGGGTGGCAAGGGCGTGGATGCGGTCTTCGACCTCGTGGGCGCCACGCCCACCATCCAGCTCGGCCAGGCGGTGCTCGCGCGCGGCGGCCGCCTCTCGGTCGTCGGCATCGCCGGCGGCGAGGTGTCGTGGTCGTTCTTCACGAACCCGTACGAGGCCGTCATCACCAACACGTACTGGGGCTCGATCGCCGACCTGCACGAGGTCGTGGCGATGTATCGGCGCGGCCAGATCGTGCCCGACGTCGAGCGCTTCTCGCTCGAGGACGCCCCCGAGGCGTACCGCAGGCTCGAGGAGGGCACGCTCGACGCGCGCGCCGTCATCGTGCCGCACGCCGGCTGA
- a CDS encoding SDR family NAD(P)-dependent oxidoreductase — MARILVIAASSGIGSRAVALLRDAGHEVVTTARQEGAADVVLDATDFDAVEAAVGEHGPFDGIACFAGSLLLKPAHLTSREEYDQIVAASLTTSFAAVRAAGKHMRSGGAVVLVSSAAVQAGLPNHDAIAAAKAGVIGLVHSSAATYANRGLRINAVAPGLVQTRLTEQLTASDQSRAASEAMHPLGTLGEPDDVARAVVFLLDPANAWITGQVLGVDGGLSSLRPRQRA, encoded by the coding sequence ATGGCACGCATCCTCGTCATCGCCGCGTCGAGCGGCATCGGCTCCCGCGCCGTCGCGCTGCTGCGCGACGCCGGCCACGAGGTCGTCACGACCGCGCGGCAGGAGGGCGCGGCGGACGTCGTGCTCGACGCGACCGACTTCGACGCCGTGGAGGCGGCGGTGGGGGAGCACGGTCCGTTCGACGGCATCGCCTGCTTCGCCGGCTCGCTGCTGCTGAAGCCGGCGCACCTCACGTCGCGCGAGGAGTACGACCAGATCGTCGCCGCCTCGCTCACGACCTCGTTCGCCGCCGTGCGCGCCGCCGGCAAGCACATGCGCTCGGGCGGTGCGGTCGTGCTCGTCTCGTCGGCCGCGGTGCAGGCGGGCCTGCCGAACCACGACGCGATCGCCGCGGCGAAGGCGGGCGTCATCGGCCTCGTCCACTCGTCGGCCGCGACGTACGCCAACCGCGGGCTGCGGATCAACGCCGTCGCACCCGGGCTCGTCCAGACGCGCCTCACCGAGCAGCTCACCGCGTCGGACCAGAGCCGGGCGGCGTCGGAGGCGATGCATCCGCTCGGCACGCTCGGCGAGCCGGACGACGTCGCGCGCGCCGTCGTCTTCCTGCTCGATCCGGCGAACGCCTGGATCACGGGCCAGGTCCTCGGGGTCGACGGCGGCCTGTCGTCGCTGCGGCCGCGCCAGCGCGCCTGA
- the paaK gene encoding phenylacetate--CoA ligase PaaK, producing MRVAATPPEERDPEERLSRADLEALQLERLQRTVHHAYANVPLYTARLDAAGVAPADIRTLADVARLPFTTKADLRETYPFGMFAVPMEQVARIHASSGTTGKPTVVGYTAGDLERWGDLVARSLRAAGIRRGMKVHNAYGYGLFTGGLGAHAGIERLGATVIPMSGGQTARQAQLICDFEPDAILCTPSYLLTIADALEAAGVDPRSTSLKVAVLGAEPWTNEMRHELEERLDIDAVDIYGLSEVMGPGVGSECVETKDGPHIWEDHFLPEIIDAETGAPLPDGERGELVFTSLTKEAFPVLRYRTRDLTRLLPGTGRTAMRRIEKITGRNDDMIILRGVNLFPTQIEEIALGVDGLSPHFVLELTRNGRMDALTVGIEPDPDASADAARQAADRLQLLVKERIGTSVDVRLVEPGHLPRSEGKLKRVYDLRDQPAGA from the coding sequence ATGCGTGTGGCCGCGACGCCGCCCGAGGAGCGCGACCCCGAGGAGCGCCTCAGCCGCGCCGACCTCGAGGCCCTGCAGCTCGAGCGCCTGCAGCGCACGGTGCACCACGCCTACGCCAACGTGCCGCTGTACACCGCGAGGCTCGACGCCGCGGGCGTCGCGCCCGCCGACATCCGCACGCTCGCCGACGTCGCACGGCTGCCGTTCACGACGAAGGCCGACCTGCGCGAGACCTATCCGTTCGGGATGTTCGCGGTGCCGATGGAGCAGGTGGCGCGCATCCACGCCTCGAGCGGCACGACCGGCAAGCCGACCGTCGTCGGCTACACGGCGGGCGACCTCGAGCGCTGGGGCGACCTCGTGGCCCGCAGCCTGCGCGCCGCCGGCATCCGCCGCGGCATGAAGGTGCACAACGCGTACGGCTACGGCCTCTTCACCGGCGGCCTCGGCGCGCACGCCGGCATCGAGCGCCTCGGCGCCACCGTCATCCCCATGTCCGGCGGCCAGACGGCGCGGCAGGCGCAGCTCATCTGCGACTTCGAGCCCGACGCCATCCTCTGCACGCCCTCCTACCTGCTCACGATCGCCGACGCCCTCGAGGCGGCGGGCGTCGATCCGCGATCGACGAGCCTCAAGGTCGCCGTGCTCGGCGCCGAGCCGTGGACGAACGAGATGCGCCACGAGCTCGAGGAGCGGCTCGACATCGACGCCGTCGACATCTACGGCCTCTCCGAGGTCATGGGCCCGGGGGTCGGCAGCGAGTGCGTCGAGACGAAGGACGGGCCGCACATCTGGGAGGACCACTTCCTGCCCGAGATCATCGACGCCGAGACCGGCGCGCCGCTGCCGGACGGCGAGCGCGGCGAGCTCGTCTTCACGTCGCTCACGAAGGAGGCGTTCCCCGTGCTCCGCTATCGCACGCGCGACCTCACGCGCCTCCTGCCCGGCACCGGCCGCACGGCGATGCGTCGCATCGAGAAGATCACCGGGCGCAACGACGACATGATCATCCTGCGCGGCGTGAACCTGTTCCCGACGCAGATCGAGGAGATCGCGCTCGGCGTCGACGGCCTCTCGCCGCACTTCGTGCTCGAGCTCACACGCAACGGGCGCATGGATGCGCTCACCGTCGGCATCGAGCCCGACCCGGATGCGTCGGCCGACGCCGCGAGGCAGGCGGCGGATCGGCTGCAGCTGCTCGTGAAGGAGCGCATCGGCACGAGCGTCGACGTGCGCCTCGTGGAGCCCGGGCACCTGCCGCGCAGCGAGGGAAAGCTCAAGCGCGTCTACGACCTGCGCGACCAGCCCGCCGGCGCCTGA
- a CDS encoding hotdog fold thioesterase: MPDAATTRTDAASAVGGTASDADASASDASAVAATASAATASDASGRDDAFDGASPVAASGLTGDAVAAARPHTRAMMLRDAASALLGMRVERDEDGFAVTSMVVRPELTNGFAITHGGLVFALADTAFAIACNDGEAMTVAQGADVTFLKSTHPGQTLTATAVRRTQQGRTGLYDVQVTDETGDVVAEFRGRSFTTARPLPAP; the protein is encoded by the coding sequence ATGCCGGACGCAGCGACCACCCGGACCGACGCGGCGAGCGCGGTCGGCGGGACGGCATCCGACGCGGACGCGAGCGCCTCCGACGCGAGCGCCGTCGCGGCGACCGCATCCGCCGCGACGGCATCGGACGCCTCCGGCCGTGACGACGCGTTCGATGGCGCGAGCCCCGTCGCCGCATCCGGGCTCACCGGCGACGCGGTCGCCGCCGCGCGCCCGCACACGCGCGCCATGATGCTGCGCGACGCCGCCTCGGCGCTGCTGGGAATGCGCGTCGAGCGCGACGAGGACGGCTTCGCCGTGACGTCGATGGTCGTGCGCCCCGAGCTCACGAACGGGTTCGCCATCACCCACGGCGGCCTCGTCTTCGCGCTCGCCGACACGGCGTTCGCGATCGCGTGCAACGACGGCGAGGCGATGACGGTGGCGCAGGGCGCCGACGTCACCTTCCTCAAGTCGACGCATCCCGGCCAGACGCTCACCGCCACCGCGGTGCGTCGCACGCAGCAGGGGCGCACGGGCCTCTACGACGTGCAGGTCACCGACGAGACGGGCGACGTCGTCGCGGAGTTCCGCGGCCGCTCGTTCACCACCGCCCGCCCCCTCCCCGCCCCCTGA
- the paaA gene encoding 1,2-phenylacetyl-CoA epoxidase subunit PaaA, with translation MTAPLAPASTQDDATARAEQAARDEAGQARFDALIEADGRIEPRDWMPAAYRRTLIRQISQHAHSEIIGMQPEANWITRAPSLKRKAILMAKVQDEAGHGLYLYSAAQTLGIAREEMTQQLIEGRARYSSIFNYPTPTWADMGAIGWLVDGAAIANQVPLCRASYGPYGRAMVRICKEESFHQRQGFEILLELMQGTDAQRRMAQDAVDRWYWPSLMMFGPPDDESPNSAQSMAWNIKRFSNDELRQRFVGMLVPQAEVLGITLPDPNLRWNEETGAYDMSEIDWTEFHEVLAGRGPCNAQRLQHRRQAHDDGAWVREAAHAYAERQAAATEQAAA, from the coding sequence ATGACCGCACCACTCGCCCCCGCGAGCACGCAGGACGACGCGACCGCGCGCGCCGAGCAGGCAGCGCGCGACGAGGCCGGCCAGGCGCGCTTCGACGCGCTCATCGAGGCCGACGGCCGCATCGAGCCGCGCGACTGGATGCCCGCGGCATACCGGAGGACGCTCATCCGTCAGATCTCGCAGCACGCCCACTCCGAGATCATCGGCATGCAGCCCGAGGCCAACTGGATCACGCGCGCCCCGAGCCTCAAGCGCAAGGCGATCCTCATGGCGAAGGTGCAGGACGAGGCGGGCCACGGCCTCTACCTCTACTCCGCGGCGCAGACGCTCGGCATCGCTCGCGAGGAGATGACCCAGCAGCTCATCGAGGGCCGCGCGCGCTACTCGTCGATCTTCAACTACCCGACGCCGACGTGGGCGGACATGGGCGCGATCGGCTGGCTCGTCGACGGCGCCGCCATCGCGAACCAGGTGCCGCTGTGCCGCGCCTCCTACGGCCCCTACGGCCGTGCGATGGTGCGCATCTGCAAGGAGGAGTCGTTCCATCAGCGGCAGGGCTTCGAGATCCTGCTCGAGCTCATGCAGGGCACCGACGCGCAGCGCCGCATGGCGCAGGACGCGGTCGATCGCTGGTACTGGCCGTCGCTCATGATGTTCGGCCCGCCGGACGACGAGTCGCCGAACTCCGCGCAGTCCATGGCATGGAACATCAAGCGCTTCTCGAACGACGAGCTGCGCCAGCGCTTCGTCGGCATGCTCGTGCCGCAGGCGGAGGTGCTCGGCATCACGCTGCCGGATCCGAACCTCCGCTGGAACGAGGAGACGGGCGCGTACGACATGTCCGAGATCGACTGGACCGAGTTCCACGAGGTGCTCGCCGGCCGCGGACCCTGCAACGCGCAGCGCCTGCAGCACCGCCGGCAGGCGCACGACGACGGCGCCTGGGTGCGCGAGGCGGCGCATGCGTACGCCGAGCGTCAGGCGGCGGCGACCGAGCAGGCGGCGGCCTGA
- the paaB gene encoding 1,2-phenylacetyl-CoA epoxidase subunit PaaB produces MATPGEVGTEAWPLWEVFVRANRGLSHVHVGSLHAPDATMAIRNARDLYTRRGEGVSIWVAPADGITTSDPDEKDEWFESPAGKNYRHAIYYTKTEGVKHL; encoded by the coding sequence ATGGCCACGCCTGGCGAGGTCGGCACCGAGGCCTGGCCGCTCTGGGAGGTCTTCGTGCGCGCCAACCGCGGCCTGAGTCACGTGCACGTCGGCTCGCTGCACGCGCCCGACGCGACGATGGCCATCCGCAACGCGCGCGACCTCTACACGCGCCGCGGCGAGGGCGTGTCGATCTGGGTCGCGCCGGCCGACGGCATCACGACGAGCGACCCCGACGAGAAGGACGAGTGGTTCGAGAGCCCCGCGGGCAAGAACTACCGCCACGCGATCTACTACACGAAGACCGAAGGCGTGAAGCACCTGTGA
- the paaC gene encoding 1,2-phenylacetyl-CoA epoxidase subunit PaaC, which produces MSHDISTGVEGEEAHGDVTVDELDLASELAGADGAVATSDVAEYALWLGDDALILAQQLGWWISRAPELEEDVALGNIGLDVLGHARSFLRYAGTADGRSEDDLAYWRDEPDFRSAWLFEAPNGHFGDTIARQLVASAFQLKLYRRLADSADPALAAIATKSVKEVAYHLDHATQWTLRLGGGTELSHARIQQSLVDVWPLVDELFRDEPLVDRLEGIAVRPSTLREPVLARIRAILDAAGLEEPSVEPSMAGGRRGRHSTRLGYLLAEMQVLARAHPGASW; this is translated from the coding sequence ATGAGCCACGACATCAGCACCGGCGTCGAGGGCGAGGAGGCTCACGGCGACGTCACGGTCGACGAGCTCGACCTCGCGAGCGAGCTCGCCGGCGCCGACGGCGCCGTCGCGACGTCCGACGTCGCCGAGTACGCGCTCTGGCTCGGCGACGACGCGCTCATCCTCGCCCAGCAGCTCGGATGGTGGATCTCGCGCGCGCCCGAGCTCGAGGAGGACGTCGCGCTCGGCAACATCGGCCTCGACGTGCTCGGCCACGCCCGATCGTTCCTGCGCTACGCCGGCACGGCCGACGGGCGCAGCGAGGACGACCTCGCCTACTGGCGCGACGAGCCCGACTTCCGCAGCGCGTGGCTGTTCGAGGCCCCGAACGGGCACTTCGGCGACACGATCGCACGCCAGCTCGTCGCCTCCGCCTTCCAGCTCAAGCTGTACCGCCGCCTCGCCGACTCCGCCGATCCGGCCCTCGCTGCCATCGCGACGAAGTCGGTGAAGGAGGTCGCCTACCACCTCGACCACGCGACGCAGTGGACGCTGCGCCTCGGCGGCGGCACCGAGCTGTCGCACGCGCGCATCCAGCAGTCGCTCGTCGACGTGTGGCCGCTCGTCGACGAGCTCTTCCGCGACGAGCCGCTCGTCGATCGCCTCGAGGGCATCGCGGTGCGACCGTCGACGCTGCGCGAGCCCGTGCTGGCCCGCATCCGCGCCATCCTCGACGCCGCCGGGCTCGAGGAGCCGAGCGTCGAGCCGTCGATGGCGGGCGGACGCCGGGGCCGCCACTCGACGCGTCTGGGCTACCTGCTCGCCGAGATGCAGGTGCTCGCGCGCGCACACCCGGGAGCGTCGTGGTGA
- the paaD gene encoding 1,2-phenylacetyl-CoA epoxidase subunit PaaD gives MTALAALPATPDAHGDAASQAAWKVAAQVTDPEVPVLTIADLGVLRSVASDGEAVHVVLTPTYSGCPAIDQMRDDVVLQLTAAGYADVRVDFTLTPAWTTDWMSADGKAKLRRYGIAPPNGRAPHLDGPVRIAIAVKCPRCDSLDTVELARFGSTSCKALYECRSCLEPFDFFKVL, from the coding sequence GTGACCGCGCTCGCCGCCCTGCCCGCGACGCCCGACGCGCACGGTGACGCCGCCTCGCAGGCGGCCTGGAAGGTCGCGGCGCAGGTGACGGATCCCGAGGTCCCCGTGCTCACGATCGCCGACCTCGGCGTGCTGCGCTCGGTCGCGAGCGACGGAGAGGCCGTCCACGTCGTGCTGACGCCGACGTACTCCGGCTGCCCCGCGATCGACCAGATGCGCGACGACGTCGTGCTGCAGCTCACCGCCGCGGGCTATGCCGACGTGCGCGTGGACTTCACGCTCACGCCCGCCTGGACGACCGACTGGATGAGCGCCGACGGCAAGGCGAAGCTGCGCCGCTACGGCATCGCCCCTCCCAACGGTCGCGCACCGCACCTCGACGGCCCCGTGCGCATCGCGATAGCCGTGAAGTGCCCGCGCTGCGACTCCCTCGACACCGTCGAGCTCGCCCGCTTCGGCTCGACGTCGTGCAAGGCGCTCTACGAGTGCCGCTCGTGCCTCGAGCCGTTCGACTTCTTCAAGGTGCTCTAG
- the paaE gene encoding 1,2-phenylacetyl-CoA epoxidase subunit PaaE has translation MAAQNLTPPRAQRARFHPLEVAEVRPLTAESVEVTFAVPTELQGQYDYVPGQHVALRATIDGREVRRSYSICRPPTPGSVSVAIKRDLGGVFSTWAHDALTPGTVVDVMSPQGTFTSGLDDLAGRHVVGIAAGSGITPLMAVAHRVLSQADDSRFTLLYTNRSQLDVMFVEELADLKDRYRGRLALHHVLTREQRTAPLLSGRIDEARLGRILDALIPPEFVDEWFLCGPFELVQLCRDVLEARGVDASHVRFELFTTGRPERVEGDAGRPVEVRRGEPTWRLDFTLDGQSASVESPVAANESILNAALRVRQDVPFACAGGVCGTCRARVVEGSVSMTENYALEPDELERGYVLTCQSHPKGERVVVDYDV, from the coding sequence ATGGCCGCGCAGAACCTCACGCCGCCGCGCGCGCAGCGCGCCCGCTTCCATCCGCTCGAGGTCGCCGAGGTGCGCCCGCTCACCGCCGAGAGCGTCGAGGTGACGTTCGCCGTGCCGACCGAGCTGCAGGGGCAGTACGACTACGTGCCCGGCCAGCACGTCGCGCTGCGTGCGACGATCGACGGGCGCGAGGTGCGCCGCTCTTACTCGATCTGCCGCCCGCCGACCCCCGGATCCGTGTCGGTCGCGATCAAGCGCGACCTCGGCGGCGTCTTCTCGACGTGGGCGCACGACGCGCTGACGCCCGGCACGGTCGTCGACGTCATGAGCCCGCAGGGCACGTTCACGTCGGGGCTCGACGACCTCGCGGGTCGGCACGTCGTCGGCATCGCGGCCGGCAGCGGCATCACGCCCCTCATGGCCGTCGCCCACCGGGTGCTGTCGCAGGCCGACGACTCGCGCTTCACGCTGCTGTACACGAACCGCTCGCAGCTCGACGTGATGTTCGTCGAGGAGCTCGCCGACCTCAAGGATCGCTACCGCGGCCGCCTCGCGCTCCACCACGTCCTCACGCGCGAGCAGCGCACGGCGCCGCTGCTCTCGGGCCGCATCGACGAGGCGCGGCTCGGCCGCATCCTCGACGCGCTCATTCCGCCGGAGTTCGTCGACGAGTGGTTCCTGTGCGGGCCGTTCGAGCTCGTGCAGCTGTGCCGCGACGTGCTCGAGGCCCGCGGCGTCGACGCCTCGCACGTGCGCTTCGAGCTCTTCACGACCGGTCGCCCCGAGCGCGTCGAGGGGGATGCGGGCCGCCCGGTCGAGGTGCGCCGCGGCGAGCCGACGTGGCGGCTCGACTTCACCCTCGACGGCCAGTCCGCGAGCGTCGAGAGCCCGGTCGCCGCGAACGAGTCGATCCTCAACGCGGCGCTGCGCGTGCGGCAGGACGTGCCCTTCGCGTGCGCGGGCGGCGTGTGCGGCACGTGTCGCGCACGCGTCGTCGAGGGCAGCGTGTCCATGACCGAGAACTACGCCCTGGAGCCCGACGAGCTCGAGCGTGGCTACGTGCTCACGTGCCAGTCGCATCCCAAGGGCGAGCGCGTCGTCGTCGACTACGACGTCTGA
- a CDS encoding DUF805 domain-containing protein codes for MSTANVDVPIGTPVYGIGFMPAVKRYVKGIFTFSGRASRGEFWWGYLALAIVSVILGIIVGIVAGVESAALVASYSSSVAVDPYAAPPVPIATVIVSILLAIVTIPIAIMTLAAGARRLRDAGFSPLLLLLSLVGLGIVWLIMCALPTKDAGAGYGQPQQAYGQQSGYGQPQQGYGQPQQGGYGQQPQQSYPPVPPSSAQQQPWGQQPGQQQPPQQGQQPPSFGQQ; via the coding sequence ATGAGCACTGCGAACGTCGACGTGCCGATCGGCACCCCCGTCTACGGCATCGGCTTCATGCCGGCCGTCAAGCGCTACGTGAAGGGCATCTTCACGTTCTCGGGCCGCGCCTCGCGCGGCGAGTTCTGGTGGGGCTACCTCGCGCTCGCCATCGTGTCCGTGATCCTCGGCATCATCGTCGGCATCGTCGCTGGCGTGGAGTCGGCGGCGCTCGTCGCGTCGTACTCGTCGTCCGTCGCCGTCGACCCGTACGCGGCGCCGCCCGTGCCGATCGCGACGGTCATCGTCAGCATCCTCCTCGCGATCGTCACGATCCCGATCGCGATCATGACCCTTGCCGCCGGCGCGCGCCGTCTTCGCGATGCGGGCTTCTCGCCCCTGCTCCTGCTCCTCTCCCTCGTGGGCCTCGGCATCGTCTGGCTCATCATGTGCGCGCTGCCGACGAAGGATGCGGGTGCCGGCTACGGCCAGCCCCAGCAGGCCTACGGCCAGCAGTCCGGCTACGGGCAGCCGCAGCAGGGCTATGGCCAGCCGCAGCAGGGCGGCTACGGTCAGCAGCCGCAGCAGTCGTACCCGCCGGTGCCCCCGTCGTCGGCGCAGCAGCAGCCCTGGGGGCAGCAGCCGGGTCAGCAGCAGCCGCCGCAGCAGGGTCAGCAGCCGCCGAGCTTCGGCCAGCAGTAG
- a CDS encoding enoyl-CoA hydratase/isomerase family protein, which yields MIDLTIEHEVAEITLDAPERRNALDEGALQDLAMAIADAESADVRALVLRGEGPSFCAGRDISSVDPATDDVTGFLGHRVQPLLEHLSAFPAPTFAAAHGACLGVGLGLLVATDVVYVAESARIGSPFANLGATLDSGGHALFVERLGTHRTLDLIYSGRLMTGAEAVTAGLFSQALPDDEVLGATRAAAAHAAQGATLAFRASKELVRELRDERLGLWRSMSHETRAQARLARSDDYREGFAAFQQKRTPTFRGR from the coding sequence ATGATCGACCTCACCATCGAGCACGAAGTGGCCGAGATCACCCTCGACGCCCCCGAGCGGCGCAACGCGCTCGACGAGGGCGCGCTGCAGGATCTGGCGATGGCGATCGCCGATGCCGAGTCGGCCGACGTGCGCGCGCTCGTCCTGCGCGGCGAGGGCCCGTCGTTCTGCGCCGGCCGCGACATCTCGAGCGTCGACCCCGCGACCGACGACGTCACGGGCTTCCTCGGTCACCGCGTCCAGCCGCTGCTCGAGCACCTGAGCGCCTTCCCCGCCCCGACGTTCGCCGCCGCCCACGGCGCGTGCCTCGGCGTGGGGCTCGGGCTGCTCGTCGCGACCGACGTCGTCTACGTCGCCGAGTCGGCGCGGATCGGCAGCCCGTTCGCGAACCTCGGCGCCACCCTCGACTCCGGTGGCCACGCGCTGTTCGTCGAGCGGCTCGGCACGCACCGCACGCTCGACCTCATCTACTCCGGTCGACTCATGACGGGTGCGGAGGCCGTCACGGCCGGCCTCTTCTCGCAAGCGCTGCCGGACGACGAGGTGCTGGGCGCGACGCGGGCCGCGGCCGCGCACGCCGCGCAGGGCGCGACCCTCGCCTTCCGAGCCTCGAAGGAGCTCGTGCGCGAGCTGCGCGACGAACGACTCGGGCTGTGGCGCTCGATGTCGCACGAGACGCGCGCGCAGGCGCGGCTCGCGCGCTCCGACGACTACCGCGAGGGCTTCGCCGCCTTCCAGCAGAAGCGCACCCCGACGTTCCGCGGCCGCTGA
- a CDS encoding DUF805 domain-containing protein has translation MTTPDLPAAPAPLDQPQYGATFRQGVGRFFRKYATFRGRASQSELWWGVLITAILGLVSAAPYVVSAIGYSVSSALTITSDPADALSGMMTWIILLLASLAFMALVSLATIVPTLALIVRRLHDVGWTGWLCLLQWPTSGAWIYALGFLPARADGLRYEQPGSLALVPPDVAAQMHAMAMAYGAQPPYGPSHPFGVQRAGEPVQVAVPWPAMPQPAPQPTMQPQQMHHAGQPADWSAQQPG, from the coding sequence ATGACGACGCCTGACCTCCCGGCAGCGCCCGCACCGCTCGATCAGCCGCAGTACGGCGCGACCTTCCGCCAGGGCGTCGGCAGGTTCTTCCGCAAGTACGCCACCTTCCGCGGGCGTGCGAGCCAGAGCGAGCTGTGGTGGGGCGTGCTGATCACGGCGATCCTCGGGCTCGTGTCCGCGGCGCCGTACGTCGTCTCGGCCATCGGGTACAGCGTGTCGAGCGCGCTCACGATCACGTCGGATCCCGCCGACGCGCTCTCGGGCATGATGACGTGGATCATCCTGCTGCTCGCATCGCTCGCCTTCATGGCGCTCGTCTCTCTCGCGACGATCGTGCCGACGCTCGCGCTCATCGTGCGGCGCCTGCACGACGTGGGGTGGACGGGGTGGCTGTGCCTGCTGCAGTGGCCCACGAGCGGCGCCTGGATCTACGCGCTCGGCTTCCTGCCCGCGCGCGCCGACGGGCTGCGCTACGAGCAGCCGGGGTCGCTCGCGCTCGTGCCGCCGGACGTCGCTGCGCAGATGCATGCGATGGCGATGGCGTACGGCGCGCAGCCGCCGTACGGTCCGTCGCATCCGTTCGGCGTCCAGCGCGCAGGCGAGCCCGTGCAGGTCGCGGTGCCGTGGCCGGCGATGCCGCAGCCCGCCCCGCAGCCCACGATGCAGCCGCAGCAGATGCACCACGCGGGACAGCCCGCCGACTGGTCGGCGCAGCAGCCGGGCTGA
- a CDS encoding glutaredoxin family protein produces MTDATTPDAATTEQITMFGAEWCRDCRRTKAQLNGLGVPYRYVDLEAEPDAVEVARDISGRTQIPVVVYPDATHHVEPSNADVEAKLRELGIV; encoded by the coding sequence ATGACCGACGCGACCACGCCCGACGCAGCCACGACGGAGCAGATCACGATGTTCGGCGCCGAGTGGTGCCGCGACTGCCGCCGCACGAAGGCGCAGCTCAACGGGCTCGGCGTGCCCTATCGGTACGTCGACCTCGAGGCGGAGCCCGACGCCGTCGAGGTGGCGCGCGACATCTCGGGCCGCACGCAGATCCCGGTCGTCGTCTACCCGGACGCGACGCATCACGTGGAGCCCTCGAACGCGGACGTCGAGGCGAAGCTGCGCGAGCTCGGGATCGTCTGA